The genomic window GGCCATGACGGATTGTTGGAAGGCAACACCATCCTCAACGATGAAACCGTGCAGGTGCTGTGCACCCAGGCGCTGGTTCAGGCCGAAGCCGGCTGCGACATCATCGCCCCCAGCGACATGATGGACGGCCGCATTGGCGCCATCCGCCACGCCCTTGAAAATGCCGGTCACACCGAAGTGCAGATCATGGCCTATGCCGCCAAATACGCATCTGCATTCTATGGCCCGTTCCGTGACGCGGTCGGATCATCGGGCGCACTCAAGGGCGACAAGCGCACCTACCAGATGAACCCTGCCAACACCGACGAAGCCCTGCGCGAAGTAGCACTCGACATCGAAGAAGGCGCGGACATGGTGATGGTAAAACCCGGCATGCCCTATCTCGACGTGGTTGCGCGGGTGAAAGACACCTTCCAGATGCCGACCTTCGCCTACCAGGTGTCCGGTGAATACGCGATGCTTCAGGCCGCCGCCCAGAACAACTGGCTGGATGGCGAGAAGGTCATGCTGGAAAGCCTCCTGGCCTTCAAACGCGCCGGCGCCGACGGCGTGCTGAGCTACTTTGCCAAAGACGTGGCAGAGCGGC from Candidatus Phaeomarinobacter ectocarpi includes these protein-coding regions:
- the hemB gene encoding porphobilinogen synthase, giving the protein MGPGFPATRPRRNRKSDWTRRLTAENMLTVDDLIWPIFVVDGDNVRDPVATMPGVDRLSVDLAVEAAAKAADLDIPVIALFPYTEPGLRDERGSEGLNPQNLICQVTRAIKSQVPDIGILCDVALDPYTSHGHDGLLEGNTILNDETVQVLCTQALVQAEAGCDIIAPSDMMDGRIGAIRHALENAGHTEVQIMAYAAKYASAFYGPFRDAVGSSGALKGDKRTYQMNPANTDEALREVALDIEEGADMVMVKPGMPYLDVVARVKDTFQMPTFAYQVSGEYAMLQAAAQNNWLDGEKVMLESLLAFKRAGADGVLSYFAKDVAERLRDG